The window GGCCCGGGTCGAAGAAGCCACGGGGCGGCCGGTCATCGACACGCTCGCCGCGACGGCCTGGCGCACGCTCCGGCTCGCGGGCCTCCGCCGCCCGATTGGGGGATTCGGACAACTTCTCGCCCGCCTCTAAGGCCCGCCGGACGGCAGGTCGGCCCTCGGCGGTCTACCCGCCGATCTGTCGGGTCAGCTCCTGGATCATCTGCGCGGCGAGCGGCAGGAGCCTCGCGGGGACGCCGCTGTCTCGGGCGAAGTCGAGGGCGAGGCCGGTGTCCTTGACCAGGATGTCCAACGTCGCCTTCCCGGTCTGGTCGCTCTCGATCCAGGTCCGAGCCGTCGACCAGTGCTCGACGACCCAGGTGGTGCCCGTGCAGGTCTTGAGCACCTCCCAAAGCCGCTCGATCGGCACCCCCGTGGTCTCGGCCATCGCCGCGACCTCGCGCGCCGCGAGAAAGCTCACCGTCAGCAACACCTGATTCGCCATCTTGACCGCGGTGCCGGCGCCGACGTCGCCGACGTGCTCGATCTGTGAGCCCATCGCCTCAAGTACCGGCAGCGCCGGCGCCAGGTCCTTGGGGGCCGCGCCGACGATGATCGTCAGCGTCCCGTCCTCCGCCCGGGCCCGACCGCCGCTGACCGGAGCGTCAAGGAACGGGAACTCGCGTTCCCGCGCGGCGGTTCCGAGCCGACGCATCGGCCCGACGCCGATGGTGCTCATGACGATGACGGTGGCCCCCGGCTTCGCCTGCGCCAGGACCCCGTCCTCCCCGAGCACCACCTGCTCGGCTTGGGCGGGCGTGCGCACCATGACCACGACCGCGTCCGCCAGGCGTGCCGCCTCGGCCGCGGTCGTGGCGGCGTGACCCCCGGCCTGGGCCAGCGCGCGGCAGGGATCTCCACGCAGGTCGAACCCGACGGCTTCAAACCCGCGGCGGACGAGGTTCTTGGCCATGGGGAGGCCCATCTCCCCCAGCCCGATCATTCCCACTCGCTTCATTGGCGCTCTCCCCGCTGGTGCATGTAGACGACGCGCCCGCGGCTCAGGACGAGCCGCACCCGGGCCATCGCCCCGATCTCGCTGAGCGGATCTCCCTCCACGCCGATCACATCGGCGACCTTCCCCGGGGCCAGCACCCCCAGCGTCTCACCAAGCCCGAGCGCCGTGGCCGGCCACACCGTGGCCGCGCGGATTGCGCGGATCGGACTTTCGCCAAGCGAAACCACCCAGGCGAGCTCATCGGCCAAACATCCGTGCACGGCGTCCGTTCCCAAGACGTACCGGAGCCCCCGAGCGATGACCCGGCGGGCGGTGGCGCAGGCCGCCTCGCCGAGGGCACGCAGCCGGGCGAGCTCGGCGGGGTCCGTGCCGAACGCGTGCCCGTGGGGACCGCAGAGCACGCCGAGGGTCAGCGTCAGCAGGACGTCGTGGCGGCCGATCAGATCCAGATCGTCCTCCGTGAGGAACCACCCGTGCTCGATGACGTCGAGGCCCCCGCCCAGCGCGGCGGCAACGCCCGCTCCTCCCACCAGGTGGGCGGCAACCGGCCGGCCGGCGGCGTGCGCCGGCCGCACCGCCGCCGCCACCTCAGCCTCGCCATAGTAGCAGGTGGTCGGCTCAACGGCCGGATCGCCCGCGCCGTCCGACACGAAGAGTTTCACGAAGTCCACCCCCTCCGCGATGTTCGACGCGGCCGCCCGGGCGATCTCGGCGGGATCGTCGGTGAAGACCGAGGCCACCGCCCCGCCCCGACTGCGGGGCGATCGAATCGCTCGCCCGGCCGCCCGCAGGCGCGGGGCGACGATGCGCCCATCCTCAGCTTCCCGGCGCAGCACGAGATCCACGCCGTGCCGATCCCCGCACAGCCGAAGGGTCGTCACCCCCGCGCGGAGATCCTCTTGGATCCGGGCGATCCCCGCGGCCAAGGACTCGGCCGGGGGAACCTGGACCTGAGCTCCCAAATCGCCCCACCGGGTATCGATGCCGACGTGGGAGTGAAAATCGATCAGGCCGGGCAGGAGTGTGCATCCGGGCAGCGAGAGCGTGACGTCGGGCGAGCGGGTCGATCCCCGAAGTTGGCCGGCGGCAGGCGGCGGTAGGCTCCCACCGATCCCGGCGATGCGCTCGCCCTCGACCACCAGCCTCCCGGGACGGCGTGGGTCCTCTCCCACGCCGTCGATCATCTGGTCCGCCTCGATCCGGATCACCGGGAGCCGATCACTTCACCGCGGCGCTCGTAATCCCGGAGATGAACTGGTCGAGGAAGAGGCTGTAGAGGATGGCGACCGGAATCCCCACGAGCAGGGCGCCCGCCATGAGCGAGCCCCAGAAGTAGACGTCGCCCCGGATCAGGTCGGTGGCGACCCCGAGCGGAACCGGCTTCTGATCGCCCACGGACACGAACACCAGCGCGTAAAGGAAATCCTGCATCGTCAGGGTGAACGCGAAGATCACCGCGGTGAGAATGCCCGGCCAGCTCACGGGTATCACGGTCCGGATCAGGGCAGCAAAACGCCCGCACCCGTCCACCAAGGCCGCCTCCTCGATCTCGGGCGGAACCGTTTTGAAGAACCCGCTGAGCAGCCAGGTGCAGAACGGGATCGTGAAGGTGGGGTACACGAGCACGAGCGCCCATTTGGTATCGATGAGGTGCGTGATCCCTACGATCCGGGCGAGCGGGATGAACAGCAGGATGGGGGGGACCAGGTACCCAAGGAAGATCGCGATCCCCATGTTCTCCGCGCCGGGCAGGCCCACGCGTGCCAGGGCGTACCCGGCCGGAATCCCCGTCAGGAGGGTGATCGCCGACACCCAGAAGGCGATCTGCGCCGTGTTGGACACCCAATAGCCGTACTGGGTGTGCTGAAACAGATACGTGAAGTGCTGGAACGTCGGAGGTTGAATGAACCAGAACGGCGAGGCCGCGGGGTTCACGAGGTCGGCATCGGTTTTGAAGGCCGTGACGCCCATCCAAACCACCGGGAACAACGCGATCACGACGAACGGCAGCAGGCCGGCGTAGACGAGGATGTGCTTGCGGATCTCCCGCGTCTCCGCCCGCCGCGCTCCCGCCGTCGGGAGCGCCGGGCTGGATCGAAGGGTTTCCAAGCCGCTCACAGGGCCTCCCGCCTCCGCAGCGTCCGGAGCAGGAAGTAGACGATGGGAAGCAGGATCGGGAACAAGATCAGCGAGATCGCCGCGCCCCGCCCCAGCGCCCCGGCCTGGATACCGATCTCAAACGCGCGCGTCGGCAGGATCTCCGTCGAGTTCATCGGCCCTCCCATCGTCAACAGATAGACGATGCTGAGATCCGACAGCGTGAACACGGTGTCGAACAGCAGTCCCACAAAGAGGATCGGCGCGATAATCGGCACAATGATGTAGTGCCAGCGCAGGAAGAAGTTTGCCCCGTCCACCTTCGCCGAATCGAGGAGCTCCAGCGGGACCGAGGACATCCCCGCCATCAGCACGATCGCGCCGAAGGGAAATCCGCGCCACACGTTGACCGAGATCACCGCCGCCATCGCCAGCCCGGGTTCCCCCAGCCAGTTCGGCCACCCGCTCATCAGGTGGAGGTGGTTCGCGACCCAGTTCAGCGTGCTGAACTGGGGATCGAACGCCCATTTCCAGGCGAGCGCGGTGATGACGACGGGAAGCGTCCACGGGAGCACAACCAGCGACCGGATCAACCGCCTGCCGCGGACGTCCTGGATGAGCAGGAAGCCGAGCATTCCGCCGAGCAGGGCCTTCGCGATTCCGGCGATCACCGTGAACATCACCGTGTTGCGGAGGGCCTGGCGGACCGAGCTGTCCTGAAAGATCGCGACGAAGTTCTGGAACCCAACGAACCGGGCAATCTGGTTGCCGACGGACGCGTCGCTGAGGCTGAGGTACAGGGAGAAGAAGAACGGGGCGCCCACCAGCACGGCCATGTAGATGACGGCCGGAGCCAGCAGGGAATAGCCAAAGATGAGGCGCTGGCGAGTAAACGATCCCCGCCTGGCGTGCGCTCGGGTCCCCACAGCCAGCTCGACGTTCGCCACCCGGCTCCCGCCTCACCCCATCATGGGAACGCGCCCGGCGGACTCGCTGCTCCTGACCTGCGGAGTCCGCCGGGCGCCAGATCTCAACTTACTTGTACTTGGCGTAGATACCCTTGATCTGTCCCAACCCCCAACTGATCGAGCTCTCCAAGCTCTCCCCGTGACAGTATCTCGCCAACATATCGGGGACGACGAACGTGGAGAGGACCTCCGAGGCCGGAGCCGTGGCCGGTCCCGGGTACCCAAAAACCAGCGCAACCTTGTCCCAATCCTGAATCAGCGCGAGCTTTGAGGGATATCGGTCAAGGCCCGGCATCGGCTTCTTGTACCATGCCTTCAGGTACGGCATGTTATACCCTTTGCTCGCCACGAGCGAGAACTTCACATCGCCGCCGTACTCCTCGAGGAAGGCCTTCGCCCCCGCCTGGTTCTTCGAGAAGTTCCAGATCCCGAGGATCGTCGGGTCAACGACCGCGGCACTCCGCACCGACCCTTTCGGCTCGTCGCCGGGAACGCCCGCGTTGACCGAGGCGAACAGCTTGGGGTTACTCTCCTCAATGGAGAAGAGCGACGAGAGGGCGTCGTGGATGTAGATGGCAACCCCCGAGTCCAGGTACCGGTTGTCCGAGACGTTGTCCCAGGAGAAGACTTCACTGGTCATCCCTTCCGACCAGAGGGCCTTGCTGAAGTCCATGGCTTCCCGAAGCGCCTTCGAGTCCCAGGCCAGCTCCTTCCCAGACGGATCGGTCTCGTGCACCCCGAAGGCGTAGAACACGGCCCGCCAGTTATGGTTCGAGTCGTTGCAGTGGGAGATGGCGAAGCCGGCGGGGTGGCCATTCTTCTTCCCGACCGTCGCCGCCTTTCGAAGGTTTTCCCAGGTCGACGGGAGCGGGAGACTATATTGCTGCCACAGGTCCCCCCGCCACATCATCGGCTGCGGGATGTAGAACTCGGGAACCGCGTACCATTGACCGCCGACCACCGAGACGTTTTGGGCCATCGGCAGCCAACCGCCGGCGGCCTTCCCCAGTTTGTCGCAGATGTCGGTGACATCCACCATGTGCTTGTAGTAGAGGGTGGTCTGGATCTGCCCGTTCATCTGGAAGATGTCGTGCCCGGCCCCCGCGGCGAGCTCCGCCGCGATGCGCGCGGGAAGATCGTCGATGCTGATGTGGTCGACCCGCACATCGACCCCGTTGGTCTTGCCCCAATCGACGGCGTACTTATCGAACGCGGTGTCGTACGCGGGGACGAAATGGCTCCAGGTCAGGATGCGAAGCGTTGTCCCTTTGATCTGCGCAGGGGCGACCCCCGTCTCCCACGGCGCCAGCCGCAGTAGGGCTCCCCCGGCCACCCCAGCCCCCGCCGCGGTCAAGAACTGTCTTCGGTTGAGCTTGCTGCGCGAGCGCGATCCGAAAGCGCCACTCATTCTCAGCTCCCTCCCCCTGGCCCCCTCGCGGGCGGCCTACGTTCTCACACGCACACGCTGGTTCTTCGCTGAATGTACGTAGATACGTGATCCAAAGTTCGCCTACGCCCCGGGGGCTTCCTTTTCCTCCTGAACGCCGTGAGCAATGTTTGGCCGTGGGTGGAATCGTCCACCGGCAGGCGCGCCGGCCGGGTCCGATTGTTCGGGTTTTACCGGATCGCCCCCCCGTGCGGCGGCCCGACTCACCGATTCAGGCCAGCGGATTGGGCACCAACGCCGCATCGTACTCGTGCACGATCGATCGGCGGAGGCGGGGATCCTCCAAGCTGACACGAAATCCGTCCCCATACCGGAGGGAGCCCCCACGGGTCGGCACCGTTCCCGAAAATACCAAGACGGCCCCCCGCTCCGGCAGGCGCCCGGCGAGTCGATCGAGCCAGTAGGTTGGCGAGAGGAGCTCGTTGAGTGGGGCGTCCTGGTAGGCATACCACGTTCCCTGCTCTCGCACCCATGCGCGCAGGATGAGTTCGTCGACGTGCCCGGCGACCTCCCGATAATCCCAGGCTGTGCCGGCCACGACGTTTGGGCAGATGCGCTTTGACAGTTCGATCGAGGTGGCTTCCACCTCGCGATCGGTGTGGTCGCTACCTACGGTGAGGGCGACGCGCTCCCTGGTCGCGACCAGCACGTACTCGACCTCGCCCGAGCTCTGGGGCGAGTAGATCTCGATCCGATCGCCCTGTGTCAGCATCGTCTGCGCGACGGTGAAGGTGATCGGCACGTCGGTGGGGGCAGGGATCCCCAGGGCGCGCATCTCGTTCACGTGCGCCTGGACGGCCGCCATGTCCCGTCCGGCCCATCCGCCGTTGATGATCGCGTAGACTTCCGGCGTCCACCGCCACGCCCCCCCCGCCGCGACCATCTCCAGCACGACCCGCATCATCCACCCCCCCTTTAACTCCCGAGCGGATCCCCCGGCGTCTTCCTCAAATTGGCGAGCGTCGCGCCGACGCCTCCCCGAGCCCGTCGACCCGCGCCCCGGTGCGTCCGACGGGGCCGTTGTACCGGGCCCGGCCTCATCCGGCGACCGCGACCGGGGAGGCGCCCCGCCCGAGGAGGCCGCGAACCGTAAACACCCCCACCGCCCCCACCCCGCCGCCGACGAGCAGCCCGATGGACAGCCCCCAGGCCCCAATGATCCCACCCATCATCAGCGCACCAAAAGGGGCGAGCCCGTTAAACACCATGGCATAGGCGCTCATGACGCGCCCCCGAAGCGCGGCCGGCGCCTCCAACTGCACCGTGCTGTTCGCGGTCGCGGTGAACATCACCATCCCCATTCCGCCGAAGAACAGCTCGACCCCGGCGAGATCCGGCCGGGCGACCTGGCTGAGGGCGATCAATGCGGCGCAGAGCAGGATCGCCCCCCAGAGCAGGTAGGACGAGCGAGGGCCGAACCCGCTCGTCCAAGCCACGGCGAGCGAACCGACCAGCGCCCCCAGCCCCTGGGCGGCCAGGAGGAACCCGAACCCGCTCGCGTCAAGGTGGAGCTGAGCGTGCGCCAGCACCGGGACGAACACGTTGAAGTTCATCGCGAACAAGCTGAGCGCGGCCAGCGTGACCAGAACCCGGAGGACGGTCGCCGAGCGCCGGATGAACTCCATTCCTTCGGTGATCCCCATCAGGAGGCCCACCGCCGGGGCCACGCGGATCGTGGGGACGACCCGCATCGCGCCGAGCGCGGCGATCACCGCGATGAAGCTCGCCGCGTTGGCGAGAAACGCCGCTCCCACCCCCCAAGCGGCGATCATCAGCCCGGCGAGTCCCGGGCCGATCAACCGCGCGCCGTTGAACACCGATGAGTTGAGGGCGATTGCGCCGGTGAGATCGTCGGTCCCGCCGACCATCTCCACGATGAACGATTGTCGGGCCGGCACGTCAAAGGCGTTCACCGTGCCGAGCAGCGCGGCCAGCAGCGCCACGTGCCAGTACCGGACGTGGCCGGTGACCGTCAGCAGCCCGAGCGTCAGCGCCAACAGCAGAAACAGGGACTGCGTGGCCATGATCAAGGTGCGTTTCGGCACACGGTCCACGAGCACCCCAGCGGGGAGCGACAGGAGCAACACGGGGAACCACTGGAGCGCGTTGATCACGCCGAGGAGGAACGGAGATCGTGTCAACGTTAGGACCAGCCACGCTTGCCCGACGGTCTGCATCCAGGTCCCGATCAGCGAGACCCCTTGCCCGGCGAAGAACAGCCGGAGGTTCCGGTGGCGCAGCGGGGACAGCACCGGAGAGCGGGGGCGCCCGCCCCGCGTCGCGGTCACCCGGGCCAGAGCCCCAGCCGTTGCGCTCCGGCCACCAGTGTACGGGTATAGGGATGCTGGGGGGCGGCGAACAGCTGCCGGGTGTCGGCCGATTCGACGACCTGCCCGGCCCGCATCACGTGAACCCGGTCGCAGGTTTGGGCCACGATCCCGAGATCGTGGGTGATCAGGAGCAGCGACATGCCGAGGTCGCGCTGCAGCCGGCCGAGGAGATCGAGGATCTGCGCCTGGACGGTGACATCCAAGGCCGCCGTCGGTTCGTCGGCGATGAGGAGTTCCGGGCCGGGGGCGATCGCGGCCGCGACCAGGACGCGCTGCCGCTGCCCCCCGGACAGCTCGTGCGGGTACCGCCGGAGCAGCCCGGGGTCCAACCCCACCCGGGTGAGGGCTTCCGCCGCCCGGTCGCGCGCCCCGCGGCGGCCGAGGTGGGCGACGATCCCCTCCATCACCTGGTCGCCGATGGACATCACCGGATCGAGCGCCGAGCCCGGCTCTTGGAAGATGATGGCAATCCGCCGTCCCCGATACCGCTGCATCTGTCGTTCCGAGAGCGGCACAAGGTCGACGCCATCGAGCACGATCGTCCCGGCGGTAATCTTCGCGGGCACCGGAAAGAGCTTCAGTATCGCGTAGGCCGTCATCGATTTGCCGGCGCCCGAGGCCCCGACCAGGGCCACGGCCCGCCCGGCCGGCACGTCCAGCGAGACGTCCTCGAGCACCGGCACGTCACCGGAGGGCTTGGGTATGACGACGGAGAGTCCCGCGATTCGGAGCTCTCCGTGCGACGCCGCGGTCATGAGGGGCTATGGGATCGGCGCGGGAGCCACTCTTCGAAGATGACGTAGAGGGTCGGGATCAGGAGCAGGGTTAGGCCCGTGGAGACGGTCAGCCCCCCGATCACCGCGCGCGCGAGCGGCATGTTGGTCTCGCTCCCCTCGCCGAGCCCGACGGCCATCGGGATCATCCCGAGAATCGTGGCGAGTGCGGTCATGAGGATCGGGCGGAGTCGGGTGCGGCCCGCCTTGAGCACAGCCTCCCGCAGCGCCAGGCCGCGATCCTGGAGCTTGTTCGCGTAATCGACGAGCAGGATACCGTTCGAGACGACGATGCCGACCATGGTGATCACACCCATGAAGGACATGATCGAGAGCGTCGTGTGGGTCAGCAGCAGCATCCAGATCACACCGATGATCCCCATCGGCACCGTGAACATAATGACGAAGGGATCGACCAGGGACTGGAACTGCGAGGCCATGATCATGTAGACGAGCATCAAGGCCAGCGCCATGGCGAGCCCGAGGCTGCCAAACGCGCTCTGCTGCTGTTCGGTCTGTCCGGCCATATGGTAGGTGAATCCCGCGGGAAATGGGAAGTGGTTCAGGCGGTCCACAACCTCCTGCGACACCGCCCCCAGCGGCCGGTCCACGACGTTCGCCGTGATGTCGATCACCCGCTGCTCGTTCTTCCGGTTGATCTGGAGGGGCTCACTGCCGAGCGAGATGTTGGCGACGTCCCGCAGCCGGATCGGTACGAGGGGGCCGGTGGACGGCGCGGAGCCGGGGCCCGGGTCGGCGATCGCGGCCAGCGGGACGTTCCCCAGATCTTCGGTGTGCGTCCGGTACTGGTTCATCAGCTGCACGACGATGTTGTACTCGTTGCCGGTGATCGGGTCGATGAACTGGCTGGCGGTGGCAACGTTTCCCGACATCGCCGTGTTGATCGCATTGGCGATGGACGTCGACGACAGCCCGAGCTGGGCTGCCTTTTCCTGGTCGACGTTGACCGTGAAATCGGGGTAGTCGCCCCGCGGAGTCACCTGCACGTCCGCCGTGCCGGGGATCCCCGTGACGATGCTCGCGATCTCCTGGGCGACCTGGGCACCGACCTGCTGGTCAAATCCCAACAGCTGGATGTCGACCGGCGCCGCGGACCCAAAGTTCACCACGCGGTTCTGCAGCCCCCCGGTCTGCACAAACATCTGCACGCCAGGAAACTTCCCCTGCAGCGCCTTGCGCATGGCGTTGGCGAGCTGATCGGTCGATTGGCGCCGCAGGGTCGGTGGCACCAGCCGCACCTCGACGTTGGCATTGTTCGGCCCCGCGTTGGATCCGAACCCGCCCGAGGACGGCACGCCGGAGTTCGTGTAGATCGTCACGATGTCTCGCGCCGGAATGACCTGACGCATGATCCCGGCAACCTGCTCGGCCAACCCCGACGTCACTTGCACCGCTGTGCCCTGCGGCGCCTCCAGGCTCACCTCGAACTGGCTCTCATCGGTCGCCGGGAAGAACTCTGTCCCGATCCCCCGGGCGGCCAAGAGAGAAAAAGCCAAGATCACGGCGATCCCGGCGAGCACCGGCCCCCGGTGGCGCAGCGTCCACCCCAGGGCCGCCTGGTACCCCTCGTCGAGCCGCTCCATCAGCCCCTCGCTCCAGCGGTTGAAGCGCGCCAGGGACCCTTTTGCCTCCGATGGCGCCCCGGACCCCGCCACGCGGAGCAGCCGGGTGCTCAGCACCGGGTCGATCGTCATCGACACCACGTAGGACGCGGCGAGGGCGAAGACGATGGTCAGCGCCATCGGCACGAACAGCCGCTCGGCGATGCCGCTCAGGAACACCACCGGGAAGAACACCGCGATCGTGGTGGCCGTGGAGGCCAGGACCGGCAGCCCCACCTCCTCCGTCGCGGTGATCACCGCCTGCAGGACCGTGCGGCCGGGGACGAGGAGATGGCGCATGATGTTCTCGCGCACGACGATCGCGTCATCGACCAACCGCCCCATGGCCAGCGTCAGCCCGCCGAGGGTGAAGACGTTCAGCGTCTGGCCCGAGAAATAGAGCAGCAGCAGCGCGCTGGCCACGGAGAGCGGGATCCCCAGCCCGACGATGAACAGGCTCCAGAAGCTCCGTAGGAAGACCAGCACGACGAGAAACGTCAAGCCCGCGCCGATCACCGCCTCGTGCCCGAGGGTGGTGATCGCCGCACGGATGTAGCGCGACTGATCGAAGCCGACGTCCAGGGTCACCCCGGGCGGCAGCGCGGTCAGGTGCGGGAGCGCCGCGCGCAGGGCGTTGACGGTCTGGATGGTGTTGGCGTCCGGCTGCCGGCTGACGAACATCAGCACGCCGGGCTTGCCGTCGACGTGCACGATCTGGGTCTGGTCGGCCGCTGCGTCCGCAACCTGCGCCACGTCCCGGATGTGCACCGGCACCCCTTGGTGCGTGGCGACGACGACGTTCTGGATCGCGGGAACGTTCTGCAGCAGCGTGGGGACGTTCAACTGATAGTCGATCCGGGTGTTCCGGAGGCTCCCGGACGGGATCAGCGCGTTGTACCGGGTGAGCGCATCCTGGACGTTCTGCAGCGTCAGCCCCGTGGCGACCAACTTGTGGGGGTCCACGCTAACGTTGAACTGGCGGACCAGGCCGCCGTTAACGAACGCCTGGGACACCCCGGGGAGGCGCTCCAGCTGCGGCTCGATGGTGTTGAAGGCAAGGTCGTACAACTGCCGGGCGTCGAGCCCCCCGCCCCTCACGACCACCTGCGCCACGGGAATATTCGATACGTCAAACTTCAAGACGAAAGGCTGGCTGACCCCGGTCGGCAGCGACCGCATCACCCGCTGGACGTTCTGGATGATCTCGACCTCGGACGTATTCAGGTCGGTTCCCCAGTTGAACCACACCTGGACATTGCTGGAGCCCTGGCGGGTGGTGGAGAGGATCTGCTGCACGCCGGCCACCCGGGTGACGGCCTGCTCGATCGGATAGGTGACCGTGCGCTCGACCGCCTCCGGACTCGCGCCGTTGTAGTTCGTGATCACCGAGATCACGGGGATGGTGATCTTGGGGAAGAGGTCGGTCGGCAGACGGGAGAGCGCAATCTGGCTGAGCACCACGACGGCGATGCATGCCATCAGGATGAAGATCGGGTTGCGGGTCGCCCCGCGCGTGAGAAACATCGAGGCCCGCTACAGCCCCCCCACCGGGACCGCCCTGACCCGCTGGCCCTCGCGCACCAGATCGGCCCCTCGGGCGATCACCTGATCGCCATCATCGAGCCCGGCGGTGACCTCAACGACATCCCCGGTTGCCCGGCCCACCACGACCTGACGCTTCGTCACCGCCCCATCCTTGACCACCCAGACGAAGTGCTGGTCGCCCACGGTGATCAGCGCGCCGAGCGGCACCACGAGGACGTTCTTGTCCGCGCCGGCGGACAGCTGGGCCGTGGCATACATCCCGGGCCGGAGCAGATGCCCGGGGTTCGCGATGTCGATTTCCACCTGAACGGTCCGAGTCGCTTGATCCGCCCCGCCGGCGATCCGGCTCACCACTCCCCGAAATGTCTGCGCGGGGTAGGCGTCGACAACCACCTGGACCGCCGCGCCCTTGTGGACGGCGGCGATTTGTACCTCGGTCACGTTCACGGCCACGTCAATCTGATCCAGGTCGGCGATCGTCAGGATCGGGGTCGAGGTTCCCGGGGTGACGTACGCGCCCGGGTCCAGGCTCCGGCTGACGACGATCCCGTCGAAGGGAGCCATGATCGTGGCCTCCGCCGCGCCCAAGCGTGCGTTCTCCAGCGCGGCCGTTTGGCTTGCCGCCTGCGACTGCTGGGTCCGCACCTGGGTCACCGCGGACGCCTCCTGCTGAACGGCGGCCGCGGCCTGAGCCTCCGCCTGAGCAATCTGGGCCTCGGCAACCTTCACCTGCGCCTGGGCGGCTTCCAGGCTTGCCTGACCGGTCTCGACCTGAGCGGTGGCATCATCGAGGCTTTGTTGCGCGGCGGCGCCTTGCTTGACGAGATCCGCCGTACGCCGCTGGGTCACTTCGGCGTCGACGAGCGTGGCGTGGGCCTTCACGACACCGGCTTTGGCGTTCGCCAACTGCGCCTGCGCGTTCTGCTGCCCGGCGATGGCATTCAGCACCTGCGCGTGAGCCGCCGCCACCCCCACCCTCGCCGTCTGGACGCCATTCTCAGCGGCCAGCGCGGTAGCCTGGGCCTGGGCAGCCTGGGCGTCGAGTTGCGCGTGGTCGACCACCGCCACCACCTGCCCGGCCCGCACGGGGTCGCCGGGGCGGGCCGCCACGGACAACAGGTAGCCCGCGGTCTTGGTGTAGATGACCGCCGTTTTGAGCGAGGCGATGTTGGCGGTCAACTGCAGGGTGACCGGGATCGTCATCCGCTTCGGGTGGGCGACCCCCACCAGCGGGGGGGGCGGGGTGCGCCCTTTGACGGACGCCGCAGGCGGGGGATCGGCGCTCGCCGGCCGGTTGGTGGGCGCGGGGACCGTCCCGCGGCCGATCAGCAATCCCACGCCCAAGGCGGCCACCACGATGGGGATCCAGACCCACGACCGCCGCATCAAGATCCTCCCCCGAGCCCCGCGGCGATCCCGGAGCATCCGGCGGGAGCGCCGAGCCGGCGCAGCTCTCGCACCTGTCGCGCGAGCTGCCGCTGCAGCCGCCCCAACTGCTGCACTTTTCCCCGAACCGATTGCAGCTGGTCCTCCGTCACTCGCAGCGCGCTCTCCAGGGCCTTGTTGCGTCTCGCCGGATCGGCGTCTGTTTGGGCCGCCGACAGGTACCGCTCACGCGCCTCGTCGGCGTCGAGGATCCGCTTGATCTCGCTCAGGGACAGCCCGAGGAGTTGTTTCAGGTTCTTGATCCGCCCGATCCGCTCGAGATCCGCCGTGCTGTACAGCCGCTGCCCACCCGTCAACCGTTCGGTGGGCACGAGGATGCCGATCTCGTCGTAGTAATGTAACGTCCGCTGGGTGAGCCCCGTTCGCTGGCAGACCTCCCCAATCTGATAGAACGTTGTCATGCCGTGCCCTCGCCCTCCCATGTTA of the bacterium genome contains:
- a CDS encoding MFS transporter; the encoded protein is MTATRGGRPRSPVLSPLRHRNLRLFFAGQGVSLIGTWMQTVGQAWLVLTLTRSPFLLGVINALQWFPVLLLSLPAGVLVDRVPKRTLIMATQSLFLLLALTLGLLTVTGHVRYWHVALLAALLGTVNAFDVPARQSFIVEMVGGTDDLTGAIALNSSVFNGARLIGPGLAGLMIAAWGVGAAFLANAASFIAVIAALGAMRVVPTIRVAPAVGLLMGITEGMEFIRRSATVLRVLVTLAALSLFAMNFNVFVPVLAHAQLHLDASGFGFLLAAQGLGALVGSLAVAWTSGFGPRSSYLLWGAILLCAALIALSQVARPDLAGVELFFGGMGMVMFTATANSTVQLEAPAALRGRVMSAYAMVFNGLAPFGALMMGGIIGAWGLSIGLLVGGGVGAVGVFTVRGLLGRGASPVAVAG
- a CDS encoding ABC transporter ATP-binding protein, with the translated sequence MLEDVSLDVPAGRAVALVGASGAGKSMTAYAILKLFPVPAKITAGTIVLDGVDLVPLSERQMQRYRGRRIAIIFQEPGSALDPVMSIGDQVMEGIVAHLGRRGARDRAAEALTRVGLDPGLLRRYPHELSGGQRQRVLVAAAIAPGPELLIADEPTAALDVTVQAQILDLLGRLQRDLGMSLLLITHDLGIVAQTCDRVHVMRAGQVVESADTRQLFAAPQHPYTRTLVAGAQRLGLWPG
- a CDS encoding efflux RND transporter permease subunit, encoding MFLTRGATRNPIFILMACIAVVVLSQIALSRLPTDLFPKITIPVISVITNYNGASPEAVERTVTYPIEQAVTRVAGVQQILSTTRQGSSNVQVWFNWGTDLNTSEVEIIQNVQRVMRSLPTGVSQPFVLKFDVSNIPVAQVVVRGGGLDARQLYDLAFNTIEPQLERLPGVSQAFVNGGLVRQFNVSVDPHKLVATGLTLQNVQDALTRYNALIPSGSLRNTRIDYQLNVPTLLQNVPAIQNVVVATHQGVPVHIRDVAQVADAAADQTQIVHVDGKPGVLMFVSRQPDANTIQTVNALRAALPHLTALPPGVTLDVGFDQSRYIRAAITTLGHEAVIGAGLTFLVVLVFLRSFWSLFIVGLGIPLSVASALLLLYFSGQTLNVFTLGGLTLAMGRLVDDAIVVRENIMRHLLVPGRTVLQAVITATEEVGLPVLASTATTIAVFFPVVFLSGIAERLFVPMALTIVFALAASYVVSMTIDPVLSTRLLRVAGSGAPSEAKGSLARFNRWSEGLMERLDEGYQAALGWTLRHRGPVLAGIAVILAFSLLAARGIGTEFFPATDESQFEVSLEAPQGTAVQVTSGLAEQVAGIMRQVIPARDIVTIYTNSGVPSSGGFGSNAGPNNANVEVRLVPPTLRRQSTDQLANAMRKALQGKFPGVQMFVQTGGLQNRVVNFGSAAPVDIQLLGFDQQVGAQVAQEIASIVTGIPGTADVQVTPRGDYPDFTVNVDQEKAAQLGLSSTSIANAINTAMSGNVATASQFIDPITGNEYNIVVQLMNQYRTHTEDLGNVPLAAIADPGPGSAPSTGPLVPIRLRDVANISLGSEPLQINRKNEQRVIDITANVVDRPLGAVSQEVVDRLNHFPFPAGFTYHMAGQTEQQQSAFGSLGLAMALALMLVYMIMASQFQSLVDPFVIMFTVPMGIIGVIWMLLLTHTTLSIMSFMGVITMVGIVVSNGILLVDYANKLQDRGLALREAVLKAGRTRLRPILMTALATILGMIPMAVGLGEGSETNMPLARAVIGGLTVSTGLTLLLIPTLYVIFEEWLPRRSHSPS
- a CDS encoding efflux RND transporter periplasmic adaptor subunit, which gives rise to MRRSWVWIPIVVAALGVGLLIGRGTVPAPTNRPASADPPPAASVKGRTPPPPLVGVAHPKRMTIPVTLQLTANIASLKTAVIYTKTAGYLLSVAARPGDPVRAGQVVAVVDHAQLDAQAAQAQATALAAENGVQTARVGVAAAHAQVLNAIAGQQNAQAQLANAKAGVVKAHATLVDAEVTQRRTADLVKQGAAAQQSLDDATAQVETGQASLEAAQAQVKVAEAQIAQAEAQAAAAVQQEASAVTQVRTQQSQAASQTAALENARLGAAEATIMAPFDGIVVSRSLDPGAYVTPGTSTPILTIADLDQIDVAVNVTEVQIAAVHKGAAVQVVVDAYPAQTFRGVVSRIAGGADQATRTVQVEIDIANPGHLLRPGMYATAQLSAGADKNVLVVPLGALITVGDQHFVWVVKDGAVTKRQVVVGRATGDVVEVTAGLDDGDQVIARGADLVREGQRVRAVPVGGL